The proteins below are encoded in one region of Vulpes lagopus strain Blue_001 chromosome 10, ASM1834538v1, whole genome shotgun sequence:
- the LOC121499321 gene encoding C-type lectin domain family 18 member A-like: MLRPEPSARLPLLLALLGMAWMEVQLLPLQEGQAPTPGALSSKETFLLLSLHNRLRSRVHPPAANMQRMDWSESLAQWAQARAALCGAPTQSPASAPRATQQVGWNVQLLPMGSASFIHVVGLWFAEGQWYSHSAAECAHNATCTHYTQLVWATSSQLGCGRHRCSGAQAEMEAFVCAYSPGGNWEANGKPIVPYRKGSWCSLCTARASGCFKAWDHAGGLCEVPRNPCRMSCRNHGHLNISTCHCHCPPGYTGRYCQVRCSGQCVHGRFREEECSCVCAVGYGGARCATKVHFPFHTCDLRIDGDCFMVSSEADTYYGAKMKCQAKGGVLAQIESQKVQDILAFYLGRLETTNEVTDNDFETRNFWIGLTYKTTKDSFRWTTGEHQSFTSFAFGQPDNQGFGNCVELQASAAFNWNDQRCKTRNRYICQFAEEHLSRWDPGP, from the exons ATGCTGCGGCCAGAGCCCTCCGCCAGGCTGCCCTTGCTCCTGGCTCTCCTCGGCATGGCCTGGATGGAGGTGCAACTCCTCCCACTACAGGAGGGACAGGCTCCGACACCTGGAG ccctgagCAGCAAGGAGACgttcctgctcctctccctgcacaACCGCCTGCGCAGCCGGGTGCACCCCCCCGCAGCCAACATGCAGAGAATG GACTGGAGCGAGAGCCTGGCCCAATGGGCTCAGGCCAGGGCAGCCCTCTGTGGTGCCCCAACCCAAAGCCCTGCATCAGCACCTCGAGCCACCCAGCAAGTAGGCTGGAATGTGCAGCTGCTGCCCATGGGTTCGGCGTCTTTCATCCACGTGGTGGGCCTGTGGTTCGCAGAGGGGCAGTGGTACAGCCACTCAGCAGCCGAGTGTGCCCACAATGCCACCTGCACCCACTACACTCAG CTTGTGTGGGCCACCTCGAGCCAGCTGGGCTGCGGGCGCCATCGGTGCTCTGGGGCCCAGGCAGAGATGGAAGCCTTTGTCTGTGCCTACTCTCCCGG AGGCAACTGGGAGGCAAACGGGAAGCCCATCGTCCCCTATAGGAAGGGCTCCTGGTGTTCGCTCTGCACGGCCCGCGCGTCCGGCTGCTTCAAAGCCTGGGACCACGCAGGAGGGCTGTGTG AGGTCCCCAGGAACCCATGTCGCATGAGCTGCCGGAACCACGGACATCTCAACATCAGCACCTGCCACTGCCACTGTCCCCCCGGCTACACAGGCAGATACTGCcaag TGCGGTGCAGCGGGCAGTGCGTGCACGGCCGGTTCCGGGAGGAGGAGTGTTCCTGCGTCTGCGCTGTCGGCTATGGGGGAGCCCGGTGTGCCA CCAAGGTGCACTTTCCCTTCCACACTTGTGACCTGAGGATCGATGGAGACTGCTTCATGGTGTCTTCGGAGGCAGACACCTACTATGGAGCCAAGATGAAATGCCAG GCAAAGGGTGGGGTGCTAGCCCAGATCGAGAGCCAGAAGGTGCAGGACATCCTTGCCTTCTACCTCGGCCGCCTGGAGACCACCAACGAGGTGACAGACAACGACTTTGAGACCAGAAACTTCTGGATCG GGCTCACCTACAAGACCACCAAGGACTCATTCCGCTGGACCACCGGGGAGCACCAGTCCTTCACCAGTTTTGCCTTTGGGCAGCCTGACAACCAGGG GTTTGGCAACTGCGTGGAGCTACAGGCGTCAGCCGCCTTCAACTGGAATGACCAGCGCTGTAAAACCCGAAACCGTTACATCTGCCAGTTTG CTGAGGAGCACCTTTCCCGGTGGGACCCGGGGCCCTGA